One window of Candidatus Regiella endosymbiont of Tuberolachnus salignus genomic DNA carries:
- a CDS encoding class II holin family protein: MEKVTTGATYAACAGSIFNGLLSSDSSEQWNAIGVLAGVSLAVLTYLTNLYFKIKEDRRKSRAGK; the protein is encoded by the coding sequence ATGGAAAAAGTGACCACAGGCGCGACCTATGCGGCGTGCGCAGGGAGTATTTTTAATGGTTTGCTGAGCAGCGACAGCTCAGAACAATGGAATGCCATTGGTGTGCTGGCGGGCGTCTCGTTGGCGGTACTCACCTATCTGACGAATTTGTATTTCAAGATTAAAGAAGACCGACGTAAGAGCAGGGCAGGAAAATGA
- a CDS encoding IS5 family transposase (programmed frameshift), with protein MNLAHRRHDISDHVWSLLEAHLPGRKGTWGGIARDNRQFINAVFWILRTGAPWRDLPPDYGGWKNTHRRFCRWRDKGLWESLLEALIVEPDFEWLMIDATHSKVHPHAAGAKGGNQDMERNKRGLNSKIHLAVDAHGMPVRIFITSGTTADCQQATNLTKGIAAEYLLADKGYDSDNIIKKAEEAGMQIVIPPKKNRKIQREYDKALYKHRHLVENAFLHLKRWRGIATRYAKNTSSFLAAVQIRCLALWLKIS; from the exons ATGAATTTAGCCCATCGCCGCCACGATATATCCGATCATGTTTGGAGCCTATTGGAAGCTCATCTCCCGGGGAGAAAAGGCACTTGGGGTGGCATAGCCAGAGATAACAGGCAGTTTATTAATGCTGTTTTCTGGATATTGAGAACCGGCGCTCCCTGGCGTGATTTACCGCCTGATTATGGCGGTTGGAAAAATACTCATCGCCGGTTTTGCCGCTGGCGTGACAAGGGGCTATGGGAGTCTCTGCTCGAAGCGCTGATTGTGGAGCCAGATTTTGAATGGCTGATGATTGATGCCACTCATAGCAAAGTTCACCCTCATGCAGCAGGCGCAAAAGGCGGTAATCAGGATATGGAGCGCA ACAAAAGGGGGCTCAACAGTAAGATACATCTGGCCGTGGATGCGCATGGTATGCCGGTCAGAATTTTTATTACATCAGGTACCACAGCAGATTGTCAGCAAGCAACGAATTTAACCAAAGGTATTGCAGCAGAATATCTGTTGGCTGACAAGGGCTATGACAGTGATAACATCATTAAAAAAGCAGAAGAAGCCGGCATGCAAATCGTAATACCACCTAAAAAGAATCGTAAAATTCAACGTGAGTACGATAAAGCGCTCTACAAGCATCGACATCTCGTGGAAAATGCTTTTCTGCACCTAAAGCGCTGGCGAGGTATTGCTACTCGTTATGCAAAAAATACCTCCTCTTTTCTCGCTGCTGTACAAATACGATGCCTTGCTCTATGGCTCAAGATCTCATGA
- a CDS encoding Rpn family recombination-promoting nuclease/putative transposase, protein MFVSVTYAGRSNNAYPLQRSCKIGYIYLAAEHQSSDDEMMAFRILCYVVELMNNHLKQGHKKLPIVLPLVLYHGEKSPYPYSTKIWDCFENPELAKAIALKPFQLIDLTVMSDEEINQHGLASVMEILFKHYRQRQSPFSWLGALLSKGKIYTQVSPDYFKDVLRYFIEICGKANETGTDELDKALALWVQSVPEQAQEDVMTFAQQLEKRGEERGKQQGMQQGRQERNVEIAKQLLASNVDRSVIKMSTGLSDEELDMLLH, encoded by the coding sequence ATTTTTGTTTCAGTAACGTATGCGGGACGGAGTAATAATGCCTATCCACTTCAACGTAGTTGCAAGATAGGCTATATCTACCTGGCGGCGGAGCACCAGAGCAGTGATGATGAGATGATGGCGTTTCGCATCCTGTGTTACGTTGTCGAGTTGATGAATAATCACCTGAAGCAAGGGCATAAAAAATTACCGATTGTGTTACCCCTGGTACTGTATCACGGAGAAAAATCGCCTTATCCTTACTCAACCAAGATATGGGATTGCTTTGAGAATCCCGAATTAGCCAAAGCGATAGCACTCAAGCCCTTTCAACTGATTGATTTAACGGTCATGTCAGATGAAGAGATAAATCAACACGGTTTAGCGTCAGTGATGGAAATCTTATTCAAACACTATCGCCAAAGGCAGTCACCTTTTAGCTGGTTAGGAGCCTTGTTATCGAAAGGCAAAATTTACACACAAGTGAGCCCGGATTATTTTAAAGATGTCCTGCGGTACTTTATTGAAATATGTGGTAAAGCCAATGAAACCGGCACAGATGAGCTCGATAAAGCATTGGCACTGTGGGTTCAATCCGTTCCAGAGCAGGCACAGGAGGACGTTATGACATTTGCACAACAACTCGAAAAACGCGGTGAAGAGCGCGGTAAACAACAGGGTATGCAACAGGGTCGTCAGGAAAGAAATGTAGAAATTGCCAAACAGCTTCTTGCCAGTAATGTTGATCGCTCCGTGATTAAAATGTCTACCGGGCTTTCGGATGAAGAACTTGACATGCTGTTACATTAA
- a CDS encoding helix-turn-helix transcriptional regulator, translating to MPEISTEQLNSLIFSIDSFNEAWGIKNLQSQHLHMNQAALNFTGIPSNFNIEGKLDHECPVPWAELAPELQDHDRRAEKTGRSVSIIETHFWNNGESIQPYFCEKFPVYNKDKQCVATVWHARKFNFLSPLEFIDKRSPSVLILEPPNDLFTKSELRLIFFAVNRLCCKEIAKKLELSHRTVENRLLIIYQKVGVNSLHQFIAYCKHTGFDKYIPAELISKGVLFIS from the coding sequence ATGCCAGAAATTTCCACAGAACAGCTCAATTCTCTTATTTTTTCTATAGATAGTTTTAATGAAGCTTGGGGAATAAAAAATTTACAATCACAGCATCTGCACATGAATCAGGCTGCCTTAAATTTCACAGGTATACCCTCTAACTTTAATATTGAAGGGAAATTGGATCATGAATGTCCTGTCCCCTGGGCGGAATTAGCGCCAGAATTACAAGACCACGATAGACGTGCTGAAAAGACTGGAAGAAGTGTCAGTATTATTGAAACCCATTTTTGGAATAATGGAGAATCCATTCAGCCTTATTTTTGTGAAAAATTTCCAGTCTACAATAAAGATAAACAGTGCGTAGCGACGGTTTGGCATGCCAGGAAATTTAACTTTTTATCTCCATTGGAATTTATTGATAAACGTTCTCCATCTGTATTAATACTAGAACCTCCTAATGATCTATTTACAAAATCAGAATTGAGGTTAATTTTTTTTGCAGTAAATAGATTATGCTGCAAGGAAATAGCCAAAAAACTTGAACTATCTCATCGGACAGTAGAAAATCGACTGCTCATCATATATCAAAAAGTAGGAGTTAATTCATTACATCAATTTATAGCATATTGCAAACATACCGGTTTTGATAAATACATTCCTGCTGAACTTATTTCTAAAGGTGTTCTCTTCATTTCATGA
- the istA gene encoding IS21 family transposase, which yields MLRREDHYMIKQRHQQGAFIVDIAHQIGCSEKTVRRHISYPAPPTAKRGKKQVAKLEPFKDYIDSRLSEQVWNAAVIFEEIREKGYRGGSAMLRRYIHPKRPLRASKNTVRFETLPGYQLQHDWGEIIVEVAGSACTVNFAVNTLGFSRRFHVFAAPKQDAEHTYESLVRSFNYFGGSVKNVLVDNQKAAVIKHGQNGHIEFNAGFLQLANHYGFSPRACKPYRPQTKGKTERMVGYVKHNFFTRYRQFESFAHVNQLLAMWLAKVADQRHLRQFKQTPENRFAEEKIALMPLPATDFDTSYFDLRQVAWDSYIDVRGNRYSVPSFWCGRAVNIRIGLDNTLRIYGDEQLLATHLLQEVTQGWQKVPEHHQALWQQVNRVASRSLSVYEELL from the coding sequence ATGCTAAGAAGAGAGGACCACTACATGATAAAACAACGCCATCAACAGGGGGCATTTATTGTTGATATTGCCCATCAGATAGGGTGTTCAGAAAAAACGGTGAGACGGCACATTAGCTATCCTGCGCCGCCAACAGCAAAACGCGGTAAAAAACAGGTTGCTAAACTCGAGCCCTTTAAAGACTACATCGATTCAAGGTTGAGTGAACAGGTTTGGAATGCGGCGGTTATTTTTGAGGAAATCCGTGAAAAAGGCTACCGGGGTGGGAGTGCGATGCTCCGACGTTATATACATCCCAAACGTCCGCTCAGGGCCTCGAAAAACACGGTACGCTTTGAAACCCTCCCCGGTTATCAACTTCAACACGATTGGGGAGAAATCATCGTTGAGGTGGCAGGCTCTGCCTGTACGGTTAATTTTGCCGTTAATACGCTCGGTTTTTCGCGTCGCTTTCATGTCTTTGCTGCCCCTAAGCAAGATGCTGAGCACACGTATGAATCGCTGGTTCGCAGCTTCAATTACTTCGGTGGCAGCGTAAAAAATGTCTTGGTAGATAACCAAAAAGCCGCTGTTATCAAACATGGACAAAATGGCCACATCGAGTTCAATGCAGGCTTCCTGCAACTGGCTAATCACTATGGGTTTAGTCCTCGCGCCTGTAAGCCCTATCGACCGCAAACGAAAGGCAAAACCGAACGGATGGTGGGCTATGTTAAACACAATTTTTTCACTCGCTACCGTCAGTTTGAGAGTTTCGCTCATGTTAATCAACTGCTAGCGATGTGGCTGGCGAAAGTGGCAGACCAGCGTCATCTTCGTCAATTCAAGCAGACACCGGAAAATCGTTTTGCTGAGGAAAAAATAGCCTTGATGCCACTCCCTGCGACTGATTTCGATACCAGCTACTTCGACCTACGACAAGTGGCATGGGACAGCTATATCGATGTCAGAGGTAATCGCTATAGCGTGCCTTCATTCTGGTGTGGTCGTGCGGTTAATATTCGTATCGGTTTAGATAATACGCTACGTATTTACGGCGATGAGCAACTGCTCGCGACGCATCTCTTGCAGGAGGTAACGCAGGGCTGGCAAAAGGTGCCAGAACATCATCAAGCCCTTTGGCAACAGGTCAATCGAGTAGCGTCTCGTTCGCTCAGTGTGTATGAGGAGCTACTCTGA
- the istB gene encoding IS21-like element helper ATPase IstB, which produces MQTVQQQLAGLKLSGVQAALTLQQQQPVHYQELSFEERLSLLLEQEISLRDKRKIERLTRQARFRLKAELAYVDYSASRQLDKATIRSLTQGEWLKHHQNILITGATGCGKTWLACAFGHHYCQQGMSVFYFRLKQLLAQMYLAQAQGSYRKLLDTLANCSLLLLDDWGLEPLNSQQRGDLLELIDARYDRTSTLITRQLPVANWYQMGGRMNVAQGRLNYEQYHWINHWLERWGAWVYSGRLEKPQSNLLAYFMATVTPQAHHTRPLCNDDDGLLISQVVDTVLAADNPAFGILLSYYVQRLSRYSIAIYRQKTALPRNISTRGGNRLKTPSLATCRREVDQVLEKSLYLLHPALEQAFNHRQPVAKVKKVA; this is translated from the coding sequence ATGCAGACAGTGCAACAACAACTTGCAGGACTCAAACTCAGTGGGGTGCAAGCCGCTCTCACCCTGCAACAGCAACAACCGGTTCATTATCAAGAGCTCAGCTTCGAAGAGCGTTTAAGCCTATTACTGGAGCAGGAAATTAGCCTGCGTGATAAGCGTAAAATCGAACGCTTAACCCGCCAGGCACGCTTCCGGTTAAAAGCAGAACTGGCTTATGTTGACTACTCAGCGTCACGCCAACTCGATAAAGCCACTATCCGCTCACTGACACAAGGGGAATGGTTGAAACACCATCAAAATATACTGATTACCGGCGCTACCGGGTGCGGCAAGACTTGGTTAGCCTGTGCATTCGGTCACCATTATTGCCAGCAAGGGATGAGCGTCTTTTACTTCAGGCTCAAGCAACTGCTAGCACAAATGTACCTGGCACAAGCCCAGGGCAGTTATCGAAAATTACTGGATACATTAGCCAATTGCTCGCTTTTGCTACTCGACGATTGGGGATTAGAGCCACTTAACTCTCAGCAGCGGGGAGATTTATTGGAGCTAATCGATGCCAGATACGATCGTACTTCCACACTCATCACCCGCCAGCTCCCTGTTGCTAATTGGTACCAGATGGGAGGTCGCATGAACGTCGCACAGGGTAGGCTCAATTATGAGCAGTACCATTGGATTAACCACTGGCTGGAGCGCTGGGGGGCATGGGTATACAGCGGCAGATTAGAAAAGCCACAGAGCAACCTCCTTGCTTATTTTATGGCCACGGTAACACCGCAAGCACATCACACACGCCCCCTGTGTAACGATGATGATGGCCTGTTAATTTCACAGGTGGTAGATACAGTGCTAGCAGCAGATAACCCGGCGTTTGGCATCCTGCTCAGTTACTACGTGCAACGATTATCTCGCTATTCGATAGCGATTTACCGTCAAAAGACAGCCCTACCCCGCAACATCAGCACCCGAGGCGGCAACCGATTGAAAACTCCCTCCCTCGCCACTTGCCGCAGGGAGGTCGATCAGGTACTCGAGAAAAGTCTATATCTACTTCATCCTGCACTCGAACAAGCATTTAACCATCGTCAACCTGTCGCTAAAGTAAAGAAAGTGGCGTAA
- a CDS encoding KilA-N domain-containing protein, whose translation MPKENLPIVAGITVTTDAIDRFNLNAIHKASGEGEHKRPSKWLATAQSQELITELEASLLKNSQSPNSGFAHNVIEVKHGGKNPGTYAHEILAVEYAGWIRPDFRIRVNQTFIDYRRGKLTKETPKRQPHRDEGSGLPEFRKAKAMQMAMEVAEKTFAWATLLSPLSRQGVIAGLINPLAGCEVVPLPLLVEKLYTASEIGKLFDVSANKIGRIANDNNMKSEQYGQYHLDKSRHIITKEGECVSGIPETQC comes from the coding sequence ATGCCTAAAGAAAATCTTCCCATCGTGGCCGGCATCACTGTCACCACCGATGCAATCGACCGTTTTAACCTTAATGCCATTCACAAAGCGAGTGGCGAAGGTGAACATAAACGGCCATCCAAATGGCTCGCCACCGCTCAATCTCAAGAACTGATAACAGAACTGGAGGCAAGTTTGTTGAAAAATAGTCAAAGCCCGAATTCGGGCTTTGCTCATAACGTCATCGAAGTAAAACATGGCGGGAAAAATCCAGGTACCTATGCCCATGAAATCCTCGCAGTCGAATATGCCGGCTGGATTCGACCTGATTTCCGTATTAGGGTTAATCAGACGTTTATTGATTACCGCCGTGGAAAACTCACGAAAGAGACGCCAAAAAGACAGCCACACCGTGATGAGGGCAGCGGATTACCGGAATTTCGGAAGGCCAAAGCGATGCAGATGGCGATGGAAGTAGCAGAAAAAACCTTTGCCTGGGCAACTTTACTTTCTCCACTATCCCGACAAGGGGTTATTGCTGGACTGATCAACCCATTAGCCGGGTGTGAGGTCGTTCCCCTGCCGCTACTTGTTGAAAAACTGTATACCGCAAGTGAAATTGGCAAATTGTTTGATGTCTCAGCGAATAAAATTGGGCGGATTGCAAATGACAATAACATGAAAAGCGAGCAATACGGGCAGTATCATCTGGATAAATCTCGGCACATCATTACAAAAGAAGGGGAGTGCGTTTCGGGCATCCCCGAAACTCAGTGTTGA
- a CDS encoding KilA-N domain-containing protein, with product MPKENLPIVAGIIVTTDAIDRFNLNAIHKASGEGEHKRPSKWLATAQSQELITELEASLLKNSQSPNSGFAHNVIEVKHGGKNSGTYAHEILAVEYAGWIRPDFRIRVNQTFIDYRRGKITKETPKRQPHRDEGSGLPEFRKAKAMQMAMEVAEKTFAWATLLSPLSRCQRYFRLTTFCYFKMSSFC from the coding sequence ATGCCTAAAGAAAATCTTCCCATCGTGGCCGGCATCATTGTCACCACCGATGCAATCGACCGTTTTAACCTTAATGCCATTCACAAAGCGAGTGGCGAAGGTGAACATAAACGGCCATCCAAATGGCTCGCCACCGCTCAATCTCAAGAACTGATAACAGAACTGGAGGCAAGTTTGTTGAAAAATAGTCAAAGCCCGAATTCGGGCTTTGCTCATAACGTCATCGAAGTAAAACATGGCGGGAAAAATTCAGGTACCTATGCCCATGAAATCCTCGCAGTTGAATACGCTGGTTGGATTCGACCTGATTTCCGTATTAGGGTTAATCAGACGTTTATTGATTACCGCCGTGGAAAAATCACGAAAGAGACGCCAAAAAGACAGCCACACCGTGATGAGGGCAGCGGATTACCGGAATTTCGGAAGGCCAAAGCGATGCAGATGGCGATGGAAGTAGCAGAAAAAACCTTTGCCTGGGCAACTTTACTTTCTCCGCTATCCCGATGTCAACGCTACTTTAGATTGACCACTTTTTGCTACTTTAAAATGTCCAGTTTTTGCTAA
- a CDS encoding Mu transposase domain-containing protein has translation MDRHYYSVPHTLLKQKLEAHVSGELVNLFHRGELVAVHPRSHDVGGHSTLENHMPEAHKQQGRWTASRLEAWGRALCPETHRMVSQLLQIKSHPEQAYRACLGLRHLSKKYSPQRLNAACGRAIALGVYRLSALRSIEKGLDSQPIPSPQPDLLGQLEHQNIRGNRYYH, from the coding sequence GTGGATAGGCATTATTACTCCGTCCCGCATACGTTACTGAAACAAAAATTAGAAGCGCATGTCAGTGGAGAACTTGTCAACCTGTTTCATCGGGGTGAGCTAGTCGCGGTACATCCACGCTCACACGACGTGGGCGGTCACTCCACGCTAGAAAATCATATGCCTGAAGCCCATAAACAACAGGGTCGCTGGACAGCGTCCCGATTAGAAGCCTGGGGGCGCGCTCTTTGCCCCGAAACTCACAGGATGGTCAGCCAGCTATTACAAATCAAATCGCATCCAGAGCAAGCCTATCGTGCCTGCCTGGGTTTACGTCATCTGAGCAAAAAATATTCCCCACAGCGACTCAATGCCGCCTGCGGCAGAGCCATCGCCCTGGGGGTTTATCGGCTATCCGCCTTGCGCTCAATAGAAAAAGGCTTGGATAGTCAGCCGATTCCTTCGCCTCAACCTGACTTATTAGGGCAACTCGAGCATCAAAATATCCGTGGCAACCGTTATTATCATTAA
- a CDS encoding lambda exonuclease family protein: protein MEQRTEAWFAARCGKVTASRLADVMTKTKTGYSATRQKYLAELICQRLTGQREDFFITADMRRGTELEAVARQVYVFNEFASNVTEVGLIDHPRIKGFAASPDGLVNDDGLVEIKCPKTWTHLETVRTGKIKNQYVLQMHAQMLCTGRKWCDFVSFDNRLPPELAYFKTRVQFDKALGKEMETEVRLFLAELEKDIAAIQRYRQVA from the coding sequence ATGGAACAACGAACAGAAGCCTGGTTTGCTGCCCGCTGTGGCAAAGTGACCGCCAGCCGATTAGCGGATGTGATGACGAAAACCAAAACGGGCTATAGCGCGACCCGACAAAAATACCTGGCAGAGTTGATTTGCCAGCGGCTCACCGGGCAACGGGAAGACTTCTTTATTACCGCTGACATGAGACGAGGTACCGAACTGGAAGCGGTTGCCCGTCAGGTGTATGTGTTTAATGAATTTGCGTCCAATGTCACGGAGGTAGGGCTGATTGATCATCCCCGCATCAAAGGATTTGCCGCCAGTCCTGACGGATTAGTGAATGATGATGGCCTGGTCGAGATTAAATGCCCTAAAACCTGGACGCACTTAGAAACAGTGAGAACAGGGAAAATCAAAAATCAATATGTATTGCAAATGCACGCGCAAATGCTTTGTACTGGGCGTAAATGGTGTGACTTTGTCAGTTTTGATAATCGACTGCCCCCGGAACTGGCTTACTTCAAAACCCGCGTTCAGTTTGATAAGGCGCTGGGGAAGGAAATGGAAACCGAAGTACGCCTGTTTTTAGCTGAACTGGAAAAAGACATCGCCGCCATTCAACGTTATAGGCAGGTGGCGTAA
- a CDS encoding lysis protein, whose translation MFNRLFFILLSLILLVSLTAIYYHAESAKKDNAIKALLHERDNAWMTMESMKKQHQQLAVLDSQHMQELNDANRQIAALERAVHTGQRRLQFAARCEKLPHTAASARLDDVAGARLDDTAVHAYFRLRNGIEIVTQQIKGLQDYITQVCLAQ comes from the coding sequence ATGTTTAATCGATTATTTTTTATCCTGTTGAGTCTCATTCTGCTCGTGAGTCTCACGGCTATTTATTATCACGCTGAATCAGCAAAAAAAGACAATGCCATTAAAGCACTACTCCATGAACGCGATAATGCGTGGATGACGATGGAAAGCATGAAAAAGCAGCATCAGCAGCTCGCTGTACTCGATAGCCAACACATGCAGGAACTCAATGATGCCAACAGACAAATTGCGGCGCTTGAACGTGCTGTTCATACTGGCCAGCGTCGGTTGCAGTTCGCTGCCCGATGTGAAAAATTGCCCCACACCGCCGCCTCCGCCCGCCTGGATGATGTTGCCGGTGCCCGACTTGACGATACCGCTGTCCACGCTTATTTCCGTCTCCGAAACGGAATTGAAATAGTCACCCAGCAAATCAAGGGATTACAGGACTACATTACCCAAGTCTGTTTGGCGCAATAA
- a CDS encoding lysozyme yields the protein MSTLSKPLLGLILAGATTTAILTQFLQEKEGNRLTAYRDGAHVWTICRGATRVDGQPVKPGMILSREQCEQVNQFEVDKAIAWVERHIKLPLTEAQKAGIASFCPYNLGASKCTASTFYRKLNAGDYQGACAEIKRWIFDGGKDCRLRANNCAGQVIRRAQESELTCWGRDV from the coding sequence ATGAGCACGCTAAGCAAACCCCTGCTGGGACTGATTTTGGCAGGAGCAACAACAACCGCCATCCTGACGCAATTTTTGCAGGAAAAAGAAGGCAATCGGCTAACGGCGTATCGCGATGGCGCACATGTTTGGACGATTTGCCGCGGGGCGACACGGGTCGATGGCCAGCCGGTGAAGCCCGGCATGATACTCAGTCGCGAGCAGTGTGAGCAAGTTAACCAATTTGAAGTGGATAAGGCGATTGCTTGGGTAGAGCGTCATATCAAGCTGCCGTTAACCGAGGCGCAGAAAGCCGGTATTGCTTCGTTTTGTCCTTATAACCTTGGCGCGAGTAAATGCACGGCGTCCACTTTCTATCGCAAACTCAATGCCGGTGACTATCAAGGCGCCTGTGCAGAAATCAAGCGCTGGATTTTCGATGGCGGTAAAGATTGTCGCCTTCGTGCCAATAATTGTGCGGGTCAAGTGATAAGACGCGCGCAGGAAAGTGAGCTGACCTGTTGGGGGAGGGATGTTTAA
- the istB gene encoding IS21-like element helper ATPase IstB: MMEMENLLIRLKMDYLGDALESLCEEATKKALNYREFLQQALAQEWNGRHQKGLESRLKQARLPWIKTLEQFDFTFQPSIDRKIIRELAGLRFVEHHENVILLGPPGVGKTHLAIALAVKAATAGHRVLFMPLDRLCCTLMKAKQENRLERQLQQLCYARVLILDEIGYLPMNREEASLFFRLLSRRYEKASIILTSNKSFTDWGDVFGDHILATAILDRLLHHSTTLNIKGESYRLKNKRKAGMLPIKTTDIIQAPGIETQQEN, from the coding sequence CTGATGGAAATGGAAAACTTGTTGATACGGTTAAAAATGGATTACCTGGGCGATGCGTTGGAGAGTTTATGTGAAGAAGCCACCAAGAAAGCACTGAACTACCGTGAATTTCTCCAGCAGGCATTAGCCCAGGAATGGAACGGGCGTCACCAAAAAGGCTTGGAATCGCGGTTAAAACAAGCACGTTTGCCGTGGATAAAAACCTTGGAGCAATTTGACTTTACTTTCCAACCAAGTATAGACAGGAAAATTATCCGCGAGCTGGCGGGGCTGAGGTTTGTCGAACATCATGAAAACGTCATTTTGTTAGGCCCACCTGGGGTAGGGAAAACGCATTTGGCGATAGCGCTGGCTGTCAAGGCAGCTACAGCTGGGCATCGGGTATTGTTTATGCCTCTGGATAGACTCTGCTGTACCTTAATGAAGGCAAAGCAAGAAAACCGTCTGGAACGCCAACTTCAGCAACTGTGCTATGCCAGGGTATTAATACTGGATGAAATCGGGTATTTACCGATGAATCGCGAAGAAGCTAGCCTATTTTTCAGGTTATTGAGCCGTCGTTATGAAAAGGCGAGCATCATTCTCACATCAAATAAAAGTTTTACTGATTGGGGGGACGTATTCGGTGATCACATTTTAGCAACTGCGATTTTAGACAGGCTTTTACATCATTCAACCACATTGAATATTAAAGGAGAAAGCTATCGACTCAAAAATAAACGCAAAGCAGGCATGTTGCCTATAAAAACGACTGATATTATCCAGGCGCCTGGAATAGAAACCCAACAGGAAAATTAG
- a CDS encoding TraY domain-containing protein: protein MKVNIEATETGTMVTVKISATANSLLTISALKSKRSKKCESELRLEDHLRKFSSISEIGVTEKRE from the coding sequence GTGAAAGTAAATATTGAGGCAACCGAGACAGGGACAATGGTCACTGTTAAAATATCAGCCACCGCAAATAGTTTATTAACTATCAGCGCACTTAAATCTAAAAGAAGCAAAAAATGTGAATCTGAATTGAGGCTAGAAGATCACTTACGAAAATTTTCATCTATATCTGAAATCGGTGTCACAGAAAAAAGAGAGTAG
- a CDS encoding Rpn family recombination-promoting nuclease/putative transposase, with translation MSSISKPHDALFKRSLQHKQIMVDWLVHHLPKETLALIDTATLVMTPNEYVPKWPDTLYSDIVYSCKIGGKPGYIYLAAEHQSSDDEMMAFRILCYVVELMNNHLKQGHKKLPIVLPLVLYHGEKSPYPYSTKIWDCFENPELAKAIALKPFQLIDLTVMSDEEINQHGLASVMEILFKHYRQRQSPFSWLGALLSKGKMTTIYTQVSPDYFKDVLRYFIEICGKANETGTDELDKALALWVQSVPEQAQEDIMTFAQQLEKRGEERGEQRGEQRGMQKGMQKGMQQGMQQGEKKASLKIAKQLLDSHVDRTLVKVATGLSDEELDTLLH, from the coding sequence ATGTCTAGCATATCAAAGCCCCATGACGCCCTTTTCAAGCGGTCGTTACAGCATAAACAAATTATGGTCGATTGGTTGGTGCATCATCTTCCAAAGGAAACATTAGCATTGATTGATACTGCTACATTAGTGATGACCCCCAACGAATATGTCCCCAAATGGCCTGATACGCTGTACAGCGATATTGTTTACAGTTGCAAGATAGGCGGAAAGCCGGGCTATATCTACCTGGCGGCGGAGCACCAGAGCAGTGATGATGAGATGATGGCGTTTCGCATCCTGTGTTACGTTGTCGAGTTGATGAATAATCACCTGAAGCAAGGGCATAAAAAATTACCGATTGTGTTACCCCTGGTACTGTATCACGGAGAAAAATCGCCTTATCCTTACTCAACCAAGATATGGGATTGCTTTGAGAATCCCGAATTAGCCAAAGCGATAGCACTCAAGCCCTTTCAACTGATTGATTTAACGGTCATGTCAGATGAAGAGATAAATCAACACGGTTTAGCGTCAGTGATGGAAATCTTATTCAAACACTATCGCCAAAGGCAGTCACCTTTTAGCTGGTTAGGAGCCTTGTTATCGAAAGGCAAAATGACTACAATTTACACACAAGTGAGCCCAGATTATTTTAAAGATGTCCTGCGGTACTTTATTGAAATATGTGGTAAAGCCAATGAAACCGGCACAGATGAGCTCGATAAAGCATTGGCACTGTGGGTTCAATCCGTTCCAGAGCAGGCACAGGAGGACATTATGACATTTGCACAACAACTCGAAAAACGCGGTGAAGAGCGCGGTGAACAACGCGGTGAACAACGCGGCATGCAAAAGGGCATGCAAAAGGGCATGCAACAGGGCATGCAACAGGGAGAAAAAAAAGCATCCTTAAAAATAGCGAAGCAACTTCTGGATAGCCATGTAGACCGTACCCTGGTGAAAGTAGCTACCGGACTTTCGGATGAAGAGCTTGATACGTTGTTACATTAA